The Vitis vinifera cultivar Pinot Noir 40024 chromosome 12, ASM3070453v1 genome has a segment encoding these proteins:
- the LOC100261842 gene encoding homeobox-leucine zipper protein HDG2 isoform X5: MKWRCFSFCFLLSDMFQPNMMDGQLHPLDMTQNTSESEIARLREDDFDSKSGSENHEGASGDDQDPNQRPKKKRYHRHTQHQIQEMEAFFKECPHPDDKQRKELSRELGLEPLQVKFWFQNKRTQMKTQHERHENTQLRSENEKLRTENLRYREALSNASCPNCGGPTAIGEMSFDEHHLRLENARLREEIDRISAIAAKYVGKPVVNYPLIPQVPTRPLDLGVGNFGAQPGLGGELFGASDLLRSINGPTEADKPMIIELAVAAMEELFRMAQMGEPLWLPSLDGTTTELSEDEYIRSFPRGIGPKPPGFKCEASRETAVVIMNHISLVEILMDVNQWSTVFSGIVSRAMTLEVLSTGVAGNYNGAFQVMTAEFQVPSPLVPTRESYFVRYCKQHADGTWAVVDVSLDNLRPSPVVRCRRRPSGCLIQEMPNGYSKVTWVEHVEVDDRGVHNIYKQLVNSGLAFGAKRWVATLDRQCERLASAMATNIPTGEVGVITSQEGRKSMLKLAERMVISFCAGVSASTAHTWTTLSGSGADDVRVMTRKSVDDPGRPPGIVLSAATSFWLPVPPKRVFDFLRDENSRSEWDILSNGGVVQEMAHIANGQDTGNCVSLLRVNSANSSQSNMLILQESCTDSTASFVIYAPVDVVAMNMVLNGGDPDYVALLPSGFAILPDGTTAHGGVIGEVGSGGSLLTVAFQILVDSVPTAKLSLGSVATVNNLIACTVDRIKAAVSCENA; encoded by the exons ATGAAGTGGAGATGTTTTTCGTTTTGCTTTCTTTTGAGTG ATATGTTCCAGCCAAATATGATGGACGGCCAGCTTCACCCACTCGACATGACTCAAAACACATCGGAAAGTGAAATCGCCAGGCTCAGAGAGGATGATTTTGACAGCAAATCTGGCAGTGAAAACCATGAAGGTGCCTCCGGAGATGACCAAGATCCCAACCAACGCCCCAAGAAGAAGCGCTACCATCGCCACACTCAGCATCAGATCCAGGAAATGGAAGC TTTCTTCAAGGAGTGTCCACACCCAGATGACAAGCAAAGGAAGGAGCTGAGCCGTGAATTAGGGTTAGAGCCCTTGCAGGTCAAATTTTGGTTCCAAAACAAGCGCACCCAGATGAAG ACCCAGCATGAGCGCCATGAGAACACACAGCTTCGCAGCGAGAATGAAAAGCTCCGTACAGAGAATTTGAGGTACCGGGAAGCTCTGAGCAACGCTTCCTGTCCTAATTGCGGAGGCCCGACTGCTATAGGAGAGATGTCATTTGATGAACATCATCTGAGATTGGAGAATGCTAGGTTGAGGGAAGAG ATTGATCGGATCTCGGCAATTGCTGCAAAGTATGTTGGCAAACCAGTAGTGAACTATCCTCTTATTCCTCAGGTTCCCACCCGTCCCCTCGATCTAGGGGTTGGAAACTTTGGGGCACAGCCAGGATTAGGAGGCGAGCTGTTTGGAGCCAGTGACCTTCTTAGGTCAATCAATGGACCGACTGAAGCTGACAAACCAATGATAATTGAGCTTGCAGTTGCAGCTATGGAGGAGCTATTCCGAATGGCTCAGATGGGGGAACCCTTGTGGCTTCCAAGCCTTGATGGCACAACCACCGAACTAAGCGAAGATGAATATATCAGGTCATTCCCAAGGGGAATTGGACCAAAACCTCCAGGATTTAAGTGTGAAGCCTCGCGAGAAACCGCTGTCGTTATCATGAACCATATTAGCCTGGTTGAGATTCTCATGGATGTG AACCAGTGGTCTACCGTGTTTTCCGGCATTGTTTCAAGAGCTATGACCCTGGAAGTACTATCAACTGGAGTTGCAGGGAACTATAACGGAGCCTTTCAAGTG ATGACAGCTGAATTCCAAGTACCTTCACCTCTAGTTCCTACTAGAGAGAGTTACTTTGTGAGGTACTGTAAGCAGCATGCTGATGGAACTTGGGCAGTGGTTGACGTTTCCTTGGACAATTTACGTCCTAGTCCGGTGGTGAGATGTCGAAGAAGGCCATCTGGATGTTTAATACAAGAAATGCCTAATGGATATTCAAAG GTTACATGGGTTGAGCATGTTGAAGTTGATGATCGAGGtgttcataatatatataagcAGTTAGTTAACTCTGGTCTTGCATTTGGGGCGAAAAGATGGGTCGCTACTTTAGACCGCCAATGCGAGCGTCTTGCAAGTGCCATGGCAACAAACATTCCTACGGGTGAAGTTGGTG TGATAACAAGTCAAGAAGGGAGAAAAAGTATGTTGAAGCTGGCTGAAAGAATGGTGATAAGCTTTTGTGCTGGAGTGAGTGCCTCTACAGCCCACACATGGACGACCCTATCTGGAAGTGGCGCTGATGATGTTAGGGTTATGACCCGGAAGAGCGTGGACGATCCAGGCAGGCCTCCTGGGATTGTGCTAAGTGCTGCTACTTCATTCTGGCTTCCAGTTCCGCCAAAGAGAGTATTTGATTTTCTCCGTGATGAGAATTCTCGCAGCGAG TGGGATATTCTCTCAAATGGTGGGGTTGTTCAAGAAATGGCACATATAGCGAATGGTCAAGACACAGGCAACTGTGTATCTCTGTTACGGGTAAAT AGTGCAAATTCAAGCCAGAGCAACATGTTGATATTGCAAGAAAGCTGTACTGATTCAACAGCCTCTTTCGTGATTTATGCTCCTGTCGATGTTGTTGCCATGAACATGGTACTGAATGGAGGGGATCCAGACTATGTTGCTCTTCTTCCCTCAGGATTTGCAATTCTTCCAGATGGAACCACAGCTCATGGAGGAGTCATAGGTGAAGTTGGGTCTGGAGGATCTCTTCTAACCGTGGCATTTCAGATATTGGTTGATTCGGTTCCAACGGCAAAACTCTCTCTAGGGTCGGTTGCGACTGTTAACAATCTCATCGCTTGCACTGTCGACAGGATTAAGGCTGCAGTCTCGTGTGAGAACGCATGA
- the LOC100261842 gene encoding homeobox-leucine zipper protein HDG2 isoform X6, with protein MFQPNMMDGQLHPLDMTQNTSESEIARLREDDFDSKSGSENHEGASGDDQDPNQRPKKKRYHRHTQHQIQEMEAFFKECPHPDDKQRKELSRELGLEPLQVKFWFQNKRTQMKTQHERHENTQLRSENEKLRTENLRYREALSNASCPNCGGPTAIGEMSFDEHHLRLENARLREEIDRISAIAAKYVGKPVVNYPLIPQVPTRPLDLGVGNFGAQPGLGGELFGASDLLRSINGPTEADKPMIIELAVAAMEELFRMAQMGEPLWLPSLDGTTTELSEDEYIRSFPRGIGPKPPGFKCEASRETAVVIMNHISLVEILMDVNQWSTVFSGIVSRAMTLEVLSTGVAGNYNGAFQVMTAEFQVPSPLVPTRESYFVRYCKQHADGTWAVVDVSLDNLRPSPVVRCRRRPSGCLIQEMPNGYSKVTWVEHVEVDDRGVHNIYKQLVNSGLAFGAKRWVATLDRQCERLASAMATNIPTGEVGVITSQEGRKSMLKLAERMVISFCAGVSASTAHTWTTLSGSGADDVRVMTRKSVDDPGRPPGIVLSAATSFWLPVPPKRVFDFLRDENSRSEWDILSNGGVVQEMAHIANGQDTGNCVSLLRVNSANSSQSNMLILQESCTDSTASFVIYAPVDVVAMNMVLNGGDPDYVALLPSGFAILPDGTTAHGGVIGEVGSGGSLLTVAFQILVDSVPTAKLSLGSVATVNNLIACTVDRIKAAVSCENA; from the exons ATGTTCCAGCCAAATATGATGGACGGCCAGCTTCACCCACTCGACATGACTCAAAACACATCGGAAAGTGAAATCGCCAGGCTCAGAGAGGATGATTTTGACAGCAAATCTGGCAGTGAAAACCATGAAGGTGCCTCCGGAGATGACCAAGATCCCAACCAACGCCCCAAGAAGAAGCGCTACCATCGCCACACTCAGCATCAGATCCAGGAAATGGAAGC TTTCTTCAAGGAGTGTCCACACCCAGATGACAAGCAAAGGAAGGAGCTGAGCCGTGAATTAGGGTTAGAGCCCTTGCAGGTCAAATTTTGGTTCCAAAACAAGCGCACCCAGATGAAG ACCCAGCATGAGCGCCATGAGAACACACAGCTTCGCAGCGAGAATGAAAAGCTCCGTACAGAGAATTTGAGGTACCGGGAAGCTCTGAGCAACGCTTCCTGTCCTAATTGCGGAGGCCCGACTGCTATAGGAGAGATGTCATTTGATGAACATCATCTGAGATTGGAGAATGCTAGGTTGAGGGAAGAG ATTGATCGGATCTCGGCAATTGCTGCAAAGTATGTTGGCAAACCAGTAGTGAACTATCCTCTTATTCCTCAGGTTCCCACCCGTCCCCTCGATCTAGGGGTTGGAAACTTTGGGGCACAGCCAGGATTAGGAGGCGAGCTGTTTGGAGCCAGTGACCTTCTTAGGTCAATCAATGGACCGACTGAAGCTGACAAACCAATGATAATTGAGCTTGCAGTTGCAGCTATGGAGGAGCTATTCCGAATGGCTCAGATGGGGGAACCCTTGTGGCTTCCAAGCCTTGATGGCACAACCACCGAACTAAGCGAAGATGAATATATCAGGTCATTCCCAAGGGGAATTGGACCAAAACCTCCAGGATTTAAGTGTGAAGCCTCGCGAGAAACCGCTGTCGTTATCATGAACCATATTAGCCTGGTTGAGATTCTCATGGATGTG AACCAGTGGTCTACCGTGTTTTCCGGCATTGTTTCAAGAGCTATGACCCTGGAAGTACTATCAACTGGAGTTGCAGGGAACTATAACGGAGCCTTTCAAGTG ATGACAGCTGAATTCCAAGTACCTTCACCTCTAGTTCCTACTAGAGAGAGTTACTTTGTGAGGTACTGTAAGCAGCATGCTGATGGAACTTGGGCAGTGGTTGACGTTTCCTTGGACAATTTACGTCCTAGTCCGGTGGTGAGATGTCGAAGAAGGCCATCTGGATGTTTAATACAAGAAATGCCTAATGGATATTCAAAG GTTACATGGGTTGAGCATGTTGAAGTTGATGATCGAGGtgttcataatatatataagcAGTTAGTTAACTCTGGTCTTGCATTTGGGGCGAAAAGATGGGTCGCTACTTTAGACCGCCAATGCGAGCGTCTTGCAAGTGCCATGGCAACAAACATTCCTACGGGTGAAGTTGGTG TGATAACAAGTCAAGAAGGGAGAAAAAGTATGTTGAAGCTGGCTGAAAGAATGGTGATAAGCTTTTGTGCTGGAGTGAGTGCCTCTACAGCCCACACATGGACGACCCTATCTGGAAGTGGCGCTGATGATGTTAGGGTTATGACCCGGAAGAGCGTGGACGATCCAGGCAGGCCTCCTGGGATTGTGCTAAGTGCTGCTACTTCATTCTGGCTTCCAGTTCCGCCAAAGAGAGTATTTGATTTTCTCCGTGATGAGAATTCTCGCAGCGAG TGGGATATTCTCTCAAATGGTGGGGTTGTTCAAGAAATGGCACATATAGCGAATGGTCAAGACACAGGCAACTGTGTATCTCTGTTACGGGTAAAT AGTGCAAATTCAAGCCAGAGCAACATGTTGATATTGCAAGAAAGCTGTACTGATTCAACAGCCTCTTTCGTGATTTATGCTCCTGTCGATGTTGTTGCCATGAACATGGTACTGAATGGAGGGGATCCAGACTATGTTGCTCTTCTTCCCTCAGGATTTGCAATTCTTCCAGATGGAACCACAGCTCATGGAGGAGTCATAGGTGAAGTTGGGTCTGGAGGATCTCTTCTAACCGTGGCATTTCAGATATTGGTTGATTCGGTTCCAACGGCAAAACTCTCTCTAGGGTCGGTTGCGACTGTTAACAATCTCATCGCTTGCACTGTCGACAGGATTAAGGCTGCAGTCTCGTGTGAGAACGCATGA
- the LOC100261842 gene encoding homeobox-leucine zipper protein HDG2 isoform X1, with protein sequence MPAGIMIPATHMPSMMGRNGNVAAYGSSSGLSLGQPNMMDGQLHPLDMTQNTSESEIARLREDDFDSKSGSENHEGASGDDQDPNQRPKKKRYHRHTQHQIQEMEAFFKECPHPDDKQRKELSRELGLEPLQVKFWFQNKRTQMKTQHERHENTQLRSENEKLRTENLRYREALSNASCPNCGGPTAIGEMSFDEHHLRLENARLREEIDRISAIAAKYVGKPVVNYPLIPQVPTRPLDLGVGNFGAQPGLGGELFGASDLLRSINGPTEADKPMIIELAVAAMEELFRMAQMGEPLWLPSLDGTTTELSEDEYIRSFPRGIGPKPPGFKCEASRETAVVIMNHISLVEILMDVNQWSTVFSGIVSRAMTLEVLSTGVAGNYNGAFQVMTAEFQVPSPLVPTRESYFVRYCKQHADGTWAVVDVSLDNLRPSPVVRCRRRPSGCLIQEMPNGYSKVTWVEHVEVDDRGVHNIYKQLVNSGLAFGAKRWVATLDRQCERLASAMATNIPTGEVGVITSQEGRKSMLKLAERMVISFCAGVSASTAHTWTTLSGSGADDVRVMTRKSVDDPGRPPGIVLSAATSFWLPVPPKRVFDFLRDENSRSEWDILSNGGVVQEMAHIANGQDTGNCVSLLRVNSANSSQSNMLILQESCTDSTASFVIYAPVDVVAMNMVLNGGDPDYVALLPSGFAILPDGTTAHGGVIGEVGSGGSLLTVAFQILVDSVPTAKLSLGSVATVNNLIACTVDRIKAAVSCENA encoded by the exons ATGCCGGCAGGAATTATGATTCCGGCGACCCATATGCCGTCAATGATGGGAAGAAATGGGAATGTTGCTGCTTATGGATCTTCCTCAGGACTCAGTCTTGGCCAG CCAAATATGATGGACGGCCAGCTTCACCCACTCGACATGACTCAAAACACATCGGAAAGTGAAATCGCCAGGCTCAGAGAGGATGATTTTGACAGCAAATCTGGCAGTGAAAACCATGAAGGTGCCTCCGGAGATGACCAAGATCCCAACCAACGCCCCAAGAAGAAGCGCTACCATCGCCACACTCAGCATCAGATCCAGGAAATGGAAGC TTTCTTCAAGGAGTGTCCACACCCAGATGACAAGCAAAGGAAGGAGCTGAGCCGTGAATTAGGGTTAGAGCCCTTGCAGGTCAAATTTTGGTTCCAAAACAAGCGCACCCAGATGAAG ACCCAGCATGAGCGCCATGAGAACACACAGCTTCGCAGCGAGAATGAAAAGCTCCGTACAGAGAATTTGAGGTACCGGGAAGCTCTGAGCAACGCTTCCTGTCCTAATTGCGGAGGCCCGACTGCTATAGGAGAGATGTCATTTGATGAACATCATCTGAGATTGGAGAATGCTAGGTTGAGGGAAGAG ATTGATCGGATCTCGGCAATTGCTGCAAAGTATGTTGGCAAACCAGTAGTGAACTATCCTCTTATTCCTCAGGTTCCCACCCGTCCCCTCGATCTAGGGGTTGGAAACTTTGGGGCACAGCCAGGATTAGGAGGCGAGCTGTTTGGAGCCAGTGACCTTCTTAGGTCAATCAATGGACCGACTGAAGCTGACAAACCAATGATAATTGAGCTTGCAGTTGCAGCTATGGAGGAGCTATTCCGAATGGCTCAGATGGGGGAACCCTTGTGGCTTCCAAGCCTTGATGGCACAACCACCGAACTAAGCGAAGATGAATATATCAGGTCATTCCCAAGGGGAATTGGACCAAAACCTCCAGGATTTAAGTGTGAAGCCTCGCGAGAAACCGCTGTCGTTATCATGAACCATATTAGCCTGGTTGAGATTCTCATGGATGTG AACCAGTGGTCTACCGTGTTTTCCGGCATTGTTTCAAGAGCTATGACCCTGGAAGTACTATCAACTGGAGTTGCAGGGAACTATAACGGAGCCTTTCAAGTG ATGACAGCTGAATTCCAAGTACCTTCACCTCTAGTTCCTACTAGAGAGAGTTACTTTGTGAGGTACTGTAAGCAGCATGCTGATGGAACTTGGGCAGTGGTTGACGTTTCCTTGGACAATTTACGTCCTAGTCCGGTGGTGAGATGTCGAAGAAGGCCATCTGGATGTTTAATACAAGAAATGCCTAATGGATATTCAAAG GTTACATGGGTTGAGCATGTTGAAGTTGATGATCGAGGtgttcataatatatataagcAGTTAGTTAACTCTGGTCTTGCATTTGGGGCGAAAAGATGGGTCGCTACTTTAGACCGCCAATGCGAGCGTCTTGCAAGTGCCATGGCAACAAACATTCCTACGGGTGAAGTTGGTG TGATAACAAGTCAAGAAGGGAGAAAAAGTATGTTGAAGCTGGCTGAAAGAATGGTGATAAGCTTTTGTGCTGGAGTGAGTGCCTCTACAGCCCACACATGGACGACCCTATCTGGAAGTGGCGCTGATGATGTTAGGGTTATGACCCGGAAGAGCGTGGACGATCCAGGCAGGCCTCCTGGGATTGTGCTAAGTGCTGCTACTTCATTCTGGCTTCCAGTTCCGCCAAAGAGAGTATTTGATTTTCTCCGTGATGAGAATTCTCGCAGCGAG TGGGATATTCTCTCAAATGGTGGGGTTGTTCAAGAAATGGCACATATAGCGAATGGTCAAGACACAGGCAACTGTGTATCTCTGTTACGGGTAAAT AGTGCAAATTCAAGCCAGAGCAACATGTTGATATTGCAAGAAAGCTGTACTGATTCAACAGCCTCTTTCGTGATTTATGCTCCTGTCGATGTTGTTGCCATGAACATGGTACTGAATGGAGGGGATCCAGACTATGTTGCTCTTCTTCCCTCAGGATTTGCAATTCTTCCAGATGGAACCACAGCTCATGGAGGAGTCATAGGTGAAGTTGGGTCTGGAGGATCTCTTCTAACCGTGGCATTTCAGATATTGGTTGATTCGGTTCCAACGGCAAAACTCTCTCTAGGGTCGGTTGCGACTGTTAACAATCTCATCGCTTGCACTGTCGACAGGATTAAGGCTGCAGTCTCGTGTGAGAACGCATGA